In Oxalobacteraceae bacterium OTU3CINTB1, the sequence CTCGCGACGATGCTTGACAAGAGACCGGTGGTCCTTTATATTCGAGACCACTGGTTCCTTATCTATTATATCCCACGTCGGAGTGTGCAAATGCCCAGCCCCCTTATGGTTCGTCCCGAACTTCTCAGCCTTGATTTGACCGGCAGGACCTACGTCGTCACCGGCGCCAATTCCGGCATCGGGCTGGTGACCGCGCAACAACTCGCCAAGCAGGGCGCTACCGTCGTGATGGGCGTGCGGCGCGTGAAGGAGGGCGAGCGCGTGGCCGACGAGATCCGGCGCGAGGTGCCCGCGGCCAGGCTTCCCGTGTACCAGCTGGAGCTGGGCGACCTGGCGTCGGTGCGCGCGTTTGCGGCCGAGGTCAACCGCCATCACCCGAAGCTGCAGGGCCTGGTCAACAACGCCGGCGTCATGAGGACCCCATTCGGCCACACCAAGGATGGCTTCGAGACGCAGTTCGGGGTCAACCACCTCGGTCACTTTCTGTTGACCAATCTGCTGACCGATGCCTTGAAGACCGGTGCGCCGTCGCGGGTGGTCAACCTGTCGAGCTACTACCACGAGTTCGCGATGGGCCGGAAGGGCGAGATCCACTTCGACGACCTGAACTACCATCGCCGCACGTTCGACACCTGGGAGGCATACGCCCAATCGAAGCTGGCCAATCTGCTGCACGCGCGCGAACTTGGCCGTCGCATGGCGGGAACGGGCGTCACCGCCGCCAGCGTCAATCCCGGGCTGGTGCGCACCAACCTGCTGACCATTCCTTTGCCGATGTGGCTGCAACGCCTGGTGGTGCTGCCGTTGTTGCGGCTGGCCGGAATGATCGAGCCGTGGGAGGGCGCGCAGACCAGCCTGCACGCGCTGCTGGCGCCGGAGGTGGCGGAGCAGTCGGGCGCCTACTACAGCCAGGTCGCCGGCTACAAGGATAAAGCCGCGCGCAAAGGAGGCTGGCCGCTGAGCTCGCCGAATCCGGTGGCGCACGACGACGCCGTCGCCGCACGCTTGTGGCGCGCCAGCGAGGCGTTGGTGCAGGAGCACTCATAGGCTATCAGGCAAAGGCGATATCCCTACCAGGCAAGCCGCGTCATTAGGTCGGCGTGGCCATCGTTGAAGTAGCCGCCGGTGGGTCCTAGCCCGTCCAGCGTGGCGAGCCTGACGACGATCGCCGCCGCCTCGTCGACCGACCTCGGCCCGCTGTGACCGTTCAAGTCGGTCGCCGTGTAGCCGGGGTCGGCGGCGTTGACCTTGATGCCCTCGGCGGCCAGTTCCTTGGCGAATTTCGCCGTGAACATATTGAGCGCGCTCTTCGAGGCGCAATAGCCGGCGGCCACCACCGGCCAGTAGGCGCTGGCCATGTCGAGCGTTGCCGTCACCGAGCCCAGGCCGCTGCTCATCATCACGATCCGCCCGGCGCCGGACTGGCGCAGCAGCGGCAGGAACGCTTGCGTGACGCGGACCGGGCCGAAGGTGTTTACGTCGAACATCGCCTGGATATCGGCGACGCTTTCCTCGCTGGCGGGCGGAAAGGCGCCCAGGCTGATGCCTGCATTGTTGACCAGCGCGTCGAGCTTGCCGGTTGCCGCGGTCAGCTGTGCCGCCGCCGCGCGCACACTAGCGTCGTCGGTGACATCGATCACGATCGGGAAGGCCTCGACGCCACCAGCGCGCAAGTCGGCCACCGCCTGCTCGCCGCGCGCGAGGTCGCGGCAGCCGACCCAGACCGAATAGTTTTGCTCGCCCAGTTGGCGGGCGATGGCCAGGCCGATGCCCTTGTTGGCGCCGGTGATCAGTGCAATGGATTTGGTCGACATGTGGTTCTCCTTGAAAGAAAGTCCCCCATTGTCGAAGCGATGCCGTCCGCGCGCATCCGCGATCGTCCCGCAAAGATGCCTGATCCTGCCAAAATCGCGCCGGCTTCGTTGCATTGCCATCCGGCCTGATGAATAATGCGCGGATGACCAGCCTCCTGAAAAAACTAAGCGCGCTGGCGGCCAGCCACGCCGTCGGCGACGAGACGCCGACGGCGATCCCTGGACTGACGATCTGGTCCAGCGACCGCTTGACCGAGCCGCGACCGGCGATGTTCGAACCCAGCCTGTATCTGGTGGTGCAGGGCACGAAACGCATGATCGTGGGGAGCAGCTCCTCAACGCTGGGACCGGGAAGCATGTCGGTGTCGGGCGTAGGCGTGCCGTTTACCGGGCAGGTGACCGCCGCCTCGCCGGACACTCCGTATCTGGCGCTGAAGCTGGACTTCAACGCCGGCGTGGTGGCAA encodes:
- a CDS encoding SDR family oxidoreductase; its protein translation is MPSPLMVRPELLSLDLTGRTYVVTGANSGIGLVTAQQLAKQGATVVMGVRRVKEGERVADEIRREVPAARLPVYQLELGDLASVRAFAAEVNRHHPKLQGLVNNAGVMRTPFGHTKDGFETQFGVNHLGHFLLTNLLTDALKTGAPSRVVNLSSYYHEFAMGRKGEIHFDDLNYHRRTFDTWEAYAQSKLANLLHARELGRRMAGTGVTAASVNPGLVRTNLLTIPLPMWLQRLVVLPLLRLAGMIEPWEGAQTSLHALLAPEVAEQSGAYYSQVAGYKDKAARKGGWPLSSPNPVAHDDAVAARLWRASEALVQEHS
- a CDS encoding SDR family oxidoreductase, which codes for MSTKSIALITGANKGIGLAIARQLGEQNYSVWVGCRDLARGEQAVADLRAGGVEAFPIVIDVTDDASVRAAAAQLTAATGKLDALVNNAGISLGAFPPASEESVADIQAMFDVNTFGPVRVTQAFLPLLRQSGAGRIVMMSSGLGSVTATLDMASAYWPVVAAGYCASKSALNMFTAKFAKELAAEGIKVNAADPGYTATDLNGHSGPRSVDEAAAIVVRLATLDGLGPTGGYFNDGHADLMTRLAW